TTTGGTTCATGGCTTAGCCCGGAATTTAAACTTTACCTGATCAAAGAATTTCAGCGTCTAAAAAATGATGAAAATAATAGGCTATCATTAAACTGGAACTTAAATCGCACGCTTGCCAAAGTAAACTACCGTATCCATACAGATGCTATAAAGGAAAATATAATCCCTCCCGATATAACAAAAGAGCAAATACAACATATTTACGCCAATGAGGCGGATATATTAAATGTAGCATTATTTGGATTAACGGCTAAACAATGGCGGGATAAAAATAAAAATTCAGAAGGCAATATTAGAGATCACAGTTCTATCGAGCAGCTATTGATATTGGCCAATATGGAAAGCATGAACTCTGAATTTATAACGATGAATTTAACGCAAGGCGAAAGACTAAAAAAATTAAATCAAATTGCAATTCAACAATTGAGATCATTAACAGGTAATTCGAATTTAAAAAAACTGGATGACGAAAAATAAATACTCTTTCAGATAGTAAACTTCTTATTTCTCTAAAAACAAGAAAGGCGCATTAATTGCGCCTTTCTTGTTTAAAACGGCAAGCAACTACCCCGCTGCTTCCATTTCTTTAACTTCATTTGGGCGGCCGTTTTTGAAGGCTTTGCGCGGTGTAAGGCCAAGCAGTTCAAACATGGCCATATCGGTATCAAATGATGGGTTTGGTGTGGTTAAAAGCTTTTCACCTGCAAAAATAGAACTGGCGCCTGCCATAAAGCAAAAAGCCTGCTCAACAGTACTCATTTCGGTACGGCCGGCAGATAACCGCACTACCGAACGTGGCATAATTATACGAGCGGTAGCAATCATCCTTACCATATCCCAGATAGGTACGCGGGGCTGATCGGCCAGTGGTGTACCAGCTATGGGCACCAAAGCATTGATAGGTACCGATTCGGGGTGCTTGGGCAGGTTTGACAATGTTTTCAGCATCGAGATCCTGTCTTCAACGGTTTCGCCTAAACCAACTATGCCACCGCTGCAAACTGTAATTTTCGCTTTACGTACGTTTTTAAGGGTATTTAACCTGTCGTCATAAGTGCGGGTGGTGATAATACGCTTATAATCTTCTTCAGATGTATCTAAATTATGGTTATAAGCATACAAGCCGGCATCTGCCAATCGTTGCGCCTGGCTCTCGGTAAGCATACCCAGTGTACAGCATACCTCCATATCAAGGCTATTAACAGCCTTTACCATGTCAATCACTTTATCAAAATCGCGGTTATCGCGCACTTCGCGCCAGGCGGCACCCATGCATAAACGCGATGCGCCACCGGCTTTTGCTTTTTCGGCAGCAGCAATAACCTCATCTTTAGGCATCATGGCATGTACATCTACACCGGTATTATAACGGGCAGCCTGTGGGCAGTAAGCGCAATCCTCAGAACAGCCGCCGGTTTTAATAGAAATCAGCGAGCTGATCTGTACTTCGGCGTAATCTTTATTTTCGCGGTGTACGGTTGCCGCGCGGTAAACCAGGTCGAGTAATGGGGTATGGTATATTTCGGCTATTTCTTCTTTTGTCCAGTCGTATCTTACTTCAGTCATATCTCAAATTTTGATGGTTCAAATTTATAATAATATCGTATAAAACGCCAGTAACGCTTAATGCTTCAACAAAAGCCTGGTAGCCAGGTACAAGGGCAATAAAAACCCGGCGCAATCGGTAAAGGTGGTAATAATAATAGACGAAGCCACCGCCGGATCTATCCCCACCCTTTTTAATACCAACGGTATAGATGCCCCGGTAATACCCGCGATGATGAGATTTCCTGTCATGGCTAAAAACAAAACGAGACCAAGCATGGGGTTGGCATCATAAAACAGGGCGATGCAAAAAACAACCAGTCCGTTGGCGGCCCCGTTAAGCATGCCTACTAAAAATTCTTTTAATACTGTATTATATGCCTGGCTATCGGTAAGGTTACTTAACGATATACGCCTGACTGTTACCGCAAGGGCCTGCGTGGCTGCATTACCGCCCATACCTGCTATAATGGTCATGTAAGCGGCTATGCCTTTCACCTGGGAAACGGTATCGTCAAAATGCCTGATCACCGATGCGGCCAGGTAAGCAGTGGCCAGGTTAATAACCAGCCATGGCAAACGACTTTTTACGGCATCTTTCCA
The genomic region above belongs to Mucilaginibacter sp. KACC 22773 and contains:
- a CDS encoding KilA-N domain-containing protein, with translation MSTKGKKSTINVQGTEITVVSLKEDDYISLTDMANKFGGDDLIYNWMRNRNTVEFLGIWEQIHNPHFKGVEFDTFKKEAGLNSFRLTPKKWIDATSAIGIQSKAGRYGGGTYAHRDLAFEFGSWLSPEFKLYLIKEFQRLKNDENNRLSLNWNLNRTLAKVNYRIHTDAIKENIIPPDITKEQIQHIYANEADILNVALFGLTAKQWRDKNKNSEGNIRDHSSIEQLLILANMESMNSEFITMNLTQGERLKKLNQIAIQQLRSLTGNSNLKKLDDEK
- the bioB gene encoding biotin synthase BioB; amino-acid sequence: MTEVRYDWTKEEIAEIYHTPLLDLVYRAATVHRENKDYAEVQISSLISIKTGGCSEDCAYCPQAARYNTGVDVHAMMPKDEVIAAAEKAKAGGASRLCMGAAWREVRDNRDFDKVIDMVKAVNSLDMEVCCTLGMLTESQAQRLADAGLYAYNHNLDTSEEDYKRIITTRTYDDRLNTLKNVRKAKITVCSGGIVGLGETVEDRISMLKTLSNLPKHPESVPINALVPIAGTPLADQPRVPIWDMVRMIATARIIMPRSVVRLSAGRTEMSTVEQAFCFMAGASSIFAGEKLLTTPNPSFDTDMAMFELLGLTPRKAFKNGRPNEVKEMEAAG